The following is a genomic window from Fusobacterium sp. SYSU M8D902.
CAACTTTTCCTTCTATAGCTGCATTTGAAAGAACTTTTGTAGTCTCTTGGAATGATGCTGCTGATATGAAACTTCCTGTATTTACAGCGGCTTTAGTTATACCTTGAATAATTGGTTCATATTTGATTACTGGTTTTCCTAGAGCTTGTAGTTTTTCATTTTCTAATTCAACTACTCTCTTCTCAACTACTTCATCTTCTAAGAATAAAGAAGCTCCTGAATCAACAATTCTAACTTTCTTAAACATCTGTTTAACGATAATCTCTATATGCTTATCATTTACAGTAACTCCTTGGTCTCTATACACTTGTTGTACAGATTCTAGGATGAACTGCTCAGCTGCTACAAGTCCTTTAATGTTTAATACGTCAAATGGAGATATAGCTCCTTCTGTTATCTTATCTCCTGCTTTTACAAGCATTCCGTCAGTAACAACTAGACGCTCTCCAACTGGTACTAAGTACTCTTTGTAATCACTTGAATCAGATACTGATTTTACTAAGATTACTCTCATACCTTTTTTCTTCTTACCAGTTACTTCAATCTTACCTTCTATCTCAGTAAGCATTGCTTTTCCTTTTGGATTTCTTGCTTCAAATAACTCTTGAACTCTTGGAAGACCTCCAGTGATGTCTTTTGTTCCGGCTCCTTCTTTTATTATCTTAGCAATAATCTGTCCTTTTTTGATCTCTTCCCCTTCTCTTACCATCAAGTAAGCTCCGAATGGAATAGTGTAACTTCCTTTTGTATTTCCTTCAGCATCAAAAACTACAACTCTAGGGTTGATATCTCCAGACTCTACAGGTTTTATTGCCATAAACTCTGTAACATCATATTTTTCATCATAGTTTTCTTTTACATAAAGTTCTCTATACTCTATTCTTCCATCTTGGTCAGCAATAATAGGAATATGGAATGGATCAAATGTTACTAGAGTTTCTCCAATCTCAACATGTTGTCCCTCTTTAACTTTTAATATTGATCCAGAAGGAACTTCGTAATCATAGTTTCCAATAATTAATTTAGCAGATTGGCTAACTACAATCTCGTCTCCATTCTCTTCATTTACAAGTATCTTAACATCTCTATATGCTACTTTACCTGAGTTTTCAGCTCTAACTCCTGTTACTACTGTTGCTGCTGTTGCAACTCCTCCAGTATGGAACGTTCTCATTGTAAGCTGTGTTCCTGGTTCTCCGATTGATTGAGCTGCTATAACTCCAACCGCTTCTCCAAGTAATATCTCTTTATGGTTAGATAAGTCCATTCCATAACATTTTCTACATACTCCTTTTTCTAGAGCACATGTTAATGGAGATCTGATCTTAACCTTTCTAATTCCTAATTCATCAATTTTCTTGATTAGTTCTTTTCCAATTAAAGTATTTCTAGTAGCTATAACTTCTCCTTCGAATACTAAATCTTCAGCAAGAACTCTTCCATTGATTCTCTCTTTTAACTCTTCAATAACTTTACCATCAGAGATTAATTCTCCAACTTCTATTCCTTGATGAGTTCCACAATCTTCAGCATTTACTATAACTTCGTGTGAAATATCAACAAGTCTTCTTGTTAAGTATCCTGAATCGGCAGTTCTTAACGCAGTATCTGCTAGTCCTTTTCTAGCTCCGTGTGATGACATAAAGAACTCTAATACTGTTAGTCCCTCACGGAAGTTGGCTTTAATAGGTACCTCAATGATTCTACCCTGTGTATCGGCCATATTTCCCCTCATTGCAGCTAGCTGTCTCATCTGAGAAATATTACCTCTGGCTCCTGAGTTCGCCATCATGTAAACTGGGTTGAACTGATCTAGTCCGTCCATCATTGCTTTTGTTACTGCATCAGTTGCTTCTGACCAAACAGTGATAGTTTTTCTGTATCTCTCTTCGTTTATTATCTTACCAGCTTTATAGTCAGCTTCGATTTGAGCTACTTGATCATCAGCTTTAGCTAATATCTCTTTCTTAGCTTCTGGAATTTCAAGGTCTTCAATACCAACAGATACCCCTGCCATAGCACCATAATGGTATCCGAAGTTTTTGATATTATTGATTAATTCAGCAGTTTCAGCAAATCCGTGCTCGTCATATAACTTAGCAATTAATTTCTTTAACTGTGATTTTCCAAAAGTTTGGTTATATTGTTTATCCACTTCTGGTAATAGTTCATTGAACATCAATCTACCAGCAGTAGTTTCTATCATCTCACCATTTATTCTTACTTTTATAATAGCATGTGTATCTATTACTTTATTTTGGTAAGCTGTTAATGCTTGATCTATATTTGAGAATGCTTTTCCTTCTCCTTTAGATCCTGGTCTCTCTTTTGTCATGTAGAAACATCCCATAACCATATCCTGAGACGGAACAGCTATCGGTTCTCCATTTGAAGGAGAGATTATGTTGTTTGGAGCTAACATAAGTAGTTTAGCTTCCATTATAGCTTCTGGTGATAACATTAAGTGAACTGCCATTTGGTCCCCGTCGAAGTCAGCGTTGAATGCTGAACATACTAATGGGTGAAGTCTAATAGCCTTTCCTTCTATTAACACAGGTTCAAAAGCTTGAATAGATAGTCTGTGTAGAGTCGGGGCTCTGTTTAGTAATACTGGGTGATCTTGAATTACATCTTCAATTACATCCCATACTTTGTCATCTGCTTCTTCAACTAATTTTTTAGCAGTTTTTATGTTAGAAGCTAACTCTCTCTTTACAAGTTCTCTCATTATGAAAGGCTTATAAAGCTCAAGAGCCATTTTCTTAGGGATTCCACATTGGTTCATTTTTAATGAAGGTCCAACAACGATAACCGATCTCGCTGAGTAGTCAACCCTTTTACCTAGTAGGTTTTGTCTAAATCTTCCTTGTTTTCCTTTTAACATATCTGATAAAGACTTTAACTCTCTATTATTTTGAGCAACAACAGGTTTTCCTCTTCTTCCGTTATCTATTAAAGCGTCCACTGCTTCTTGAAGCATTCTTTTTTCGTTTTTAACAACGATTTCAGGTGCTTTTATCTCTAATAACTTCTTAAGTCTGTTATTTCTATTGATAACTCTTCTGTATAGATCATTTAAGTCAGAAGTAGCAAATCTTCCTCCATCTAATTGTACCATAGGTCTTAAATCAGCTGGTATAACTGGAACATTTTTCAATATCATCCATTCAGGTTTGTTGTCTGAAGAGATAAAATCTCTAACTATTTTTAATCTTTTTACAACTTTCTTTCTTTTTTGTGATGAGCTTACGTCATCTAACTCTTTTTCTAATTCTTCTCTTAACTCTTCAAGATTTATCTTTTCAAGAAGTTTTAGTATAGCTTCAGCTCCCATTAAAGCCTCAAATCTATTTCCATATAACTGTTTGTATAGTTTATACTCTTTTTCAGTTAATATTTTTCCTTCTTTTAAGTTACTCTCTCCAGTCTCTGTTACTACGTATCTTGCAAAATATAGTACAGATTCCAATTCTTTTGGAGATAATCCTATTATAAGCGACATTTTATTTGGTGTTCCTTTAGAATACCAAATATGAGAAACTGGTGCAGCAAGAGAAATGTGTCCCATTCTCTCTCTTCTTACCTTAGATCTAGTTACTTCTACCCCACATTTCTCACAAACTAGTCCCTTATATCTCATTCTTTTGTACTTTCCACATCCACATTCCCAATCTTTTGTTGGTCCGAATATCTTTTCACAGAAAAGTCCATCACTTTCTGGATTTAAAGTTCTATAGTTTATAGTTTCAGGTTTTGTAACCTCTCCATGAGACCATTCTTCGATCTTCTCAGGAGATGCTAATCTAATTCTTATTTTCTCAAAACTTCTAATTCCCATTAAATACAAAGCCTCCTTATTGAGATAAAGCCATAATGATTAGAAATAAGCTAAAGAGAGGGACTCCTTAACTTATTTCTATCTTAATATATTATATAAATTATTTTTTATTAATCTTTAAAATCATCTAAAGGTGAGTACTCAGTTAGTACTTCCTCTTTATTTAATTCCTCATCAACATTTATTATATTGTTCTCTGTATCGAATAACTCTACATCTAATGCTAATGCTTGGAACTCTTTTAATAAAACTTTGAATGACTCTGGTAGATCAGCTTCTGGCATCTCTTCCCCTTTGATAATCGCTTCATAAGTTTTAGTTCTTCCAGTAACGTCATCTGATTTTACTGTTAACATCTCTTGAAGTATGTTTGATGCTCCATAAGCTTCTAGTGCCCAAACCTCCATCTCTCCAAGTCTTTGTCCTCCAAATTGTGCCTTACCTCCTAGTGGTTGTTGAGTTACTAGTGAGTATGGTCCAATAGCTCTCGCGTGCATCTTATCTTCTACAAGGTGGTGTAGTTTTAACATATACATTCTTCCTACAGTTACAGGGTTATCAAACTTATCTCCTGTTCTTCCATCATAAAGATCCACTTTTCCACTTCTAGGGAATCCTAGTTTTTCTAAGTAATCTTTTACTTGCTCTTCTGATGCTCCATCGAATACTGGAGTTGCTATGTGTGTTCCACCATTGTAGTTACCCATTGCCATTCCTAAGTGTACCTCTAGTACCTGTCCAATGTTCATACGTGAAGGCACCCCTAGTGGGTTAAGTACAACGTCTAAGTGTGTTCCATCTGCTAAGAATGGCATATCTTCAGCAGGTAATACTCTTGAAACAACCCCTTTGTTTCCGTGACGTCCTGACATCTTATCTCCAACAGTTATCTTTCTCTTTTCAGCTACTAATATTTTTATAGCTTTGTTTACACCAGCTTTTAATTCGTCTCCATTCTCTCTTGAAAGCTCAAGAATTTCAACTACTGTACCTTTAGATCCGTGAGGCATTCTCAATGATGTATCTCTTACATCTCTTGCTTTCTCTCCAAAGATTGCTCTTAGAAGTTTTTCCTCTGCTGGTGGCTCAGTTTCTCCCTTAGGAGCAGTTTTTCCAACTAATATATCTCCAGGTCCTACTTCAGATCCTACAGTTATAATTCCATTTGCATCTAATTTTCTTAGTGCATCTTCAGAGATATTAGGGATCTCTCTTGTGATCTCTTCATCTCCTAATTTTGTATTTCTAGCTTCTATTTCATACTCTTCAATATGGATAGATGTAAATACATCATCTTTTCTTAATCTATCAGAAATTAGGATCGCGTCCTCGTAGTTATATCCTTCCCAAGGCATGAATGCCATTAGAATATTTCTACCTAGTGCTAAATCTCCACCTTTAGTAGCTGGACCATCAGCAAGTATGCTTCCTACTTTTACCTCGTCTCCAACTGATACTAATGGAGTTTGATGTAAACACATTGATGCGTTTGATCTCTCATAGTTAAGCATTCTATATTTATGCTCTTTTCCATTTTCATCTTCAACTATAACTTTACTTGCATCCACATAAACTACTTTACCGTCTACCTTAGATACAACTAATGCTCCAGAGTCAACAGCAACTTTTCTCTCTAGTCCTGTTCCTATATAAGGAGCTTCTGTTCTTAATAATGGTACTGCTTGTCTTTGCATGTTTGATCCCATCAGTGCTCTGTTGGCGTCGTCATGCTCTAGGAATGGTATTAATCCAGCTGATACTGATACCACTTGTTTAGGAGAGATATCTAAGTA
Proteins encoded in this region:
- the rpoC gene encoding DNA-directed RNA polymerase subunit beta', which gives rise to MGIRSFEKIRIRLASPEKIEEWSHGEVTKPETINYRTLNPESDGLFCEKIFGPTKDWECGCGKYKRMRYKGLVCEKCGVEVTRSKVRRERMGHISLAAPVSHIWYSKGTPNKMSLIIGLSPKELESVLYFARYVVTETGESNLKEGKILTEKEYKLYKQLYGNRFEALMGAEAILKLLEKINLEELREELEKELDDVSSSQKRKKVVKRLKIVRDFISSDNKPEWMILKNVPVIPADLRPMVQLDGGRFATSDLNDLYRRVINRNNRLKKLLEIKAPEIVVKNEKRMLQEAVDALIDNGRRGKPVVAQNNRELKSLSDMLKGKQGRFRQNLLGKRVDYSARSVIVVGPSLKMNQCGIPKKMALELYKPFIMRELVKRELASNIKTAKKLVEEADDKVWDVIEDVIQDHPVLLNRAPTLHRLSIQAFEPVLIEGKAIRLHPLVCSAFNADFDGDQMAVHLMLSPEAIMEAKLLMLAPNNIISPSNGEPIAVPSQDMVMGCFYMTKERPGSKGEGKAFSNIDQALTAYQNKVIDTHAIIKVRINGEMIETTAGRLMFNELLPEVDKQYNQTFGKSQLKKLIAKLYDEHGFAETAELINNIKNFGYHYGAMAGVSVGIEDLEIPEAKKEILAKADDQVAQIEADYKAGKIINEERYRKTITVWSEATDAVTKAMMDGLDQFNPVYMMANSGARGNISQMRQLAAMRGNMADTQGRIIEVPIKANFREGLTVLEFFMSSHGARKGLADTALRTADSGYLTRRLVDISHEVIVNAEDCGTHQGIEVGELISDGKVIEELKERINGRVLAEDLVFEGEVIATRNTLIGKELIKKIDELGIRKVKIRSPLTCALEKGVCRKCYGMDLSNHKEILLGEAVGVIAAQSIGEPGTQLTMRTFHTGGVATAATVVTGVRAENSGKVAYRDVKILVNEENGDEIVVSQSAKLIIGNYDYEVPSGSILKVKEGQHVEIGETLVTFDPFHIPIIADQDGRIEYRELYVKENYDEKYDVTEFMAIKPVESGDINPRVVVFDAEGNTKGSYTIPFGAYLMVREGEEIKKGQIIAKIIKEGAGTKDITGGLPRVQELFEARNPKGKAMLTEIEGKIEVTGKKKKGMRVILVKSVSDSSDYKEYLVPVGERLVVTDGMLVKAGDKITEGAISPFDVLNIKGLVAAEQFILESVQQVYRDQGVTVNDKHIEIIVKQMFKKVRIVDSGASLFLEDEVVEKRVVELENEKLQALGKPVIKYEPIIQGITKAAVNTGSFISAASFQETTKVLSNAAIEGKVDFLEGLKENVIIGKKIPAGTGFSAYKKIKAKVIEEDLMEQE